A portion of the Calothrix sp. 336/3 genome contains these proteins:
- a CDS encoding serine/threonine-protein kinase, producing MEIYCTRPGCPRPQNHFADLDDPGTIRTVQQKYCTTCGMPLILVGRYIPQKLLGRGGFGTAFLARDRHTPGMRQCVVKQFQPVGNLTPTQQQLAQDLFEREAEVLEKIGNKHEQIPNLFAFFPMIVPSLQGGKQDQFFYIVQEFIDGQNLEEELNQKKKFSEAEVREVLQAILPVLQFVHTQGIIHRDIKPSNIMRDRQGKLYLLDFGAVKQVTNSPPGAASSSTGIYSQGFAPPEQMSGGQVYPSTDLYALAVTCLMLLTGEQDIIKFFDTFSNQWQWQQQVKISSQLTEILNKMLLPAANQRYQSAQEVFDTLNQSGKVVKKPSKSAGIQPVANFSVIEILAGAAFSGFQGGLMAIALFSLSKSSLFTVVMTATIIGTLVFAQTRRWIERWDLLLIPGISLGIISFVPWLHAGFPLTKILIIATAAALISVAIAALFRLIYRLLSLLF from the coding sequence ATGGAAATCTACTGCACTCGCCCCGGTTGCCCTCGTCCCCAAAATCATTTTGCCGATTTAGATGATCCTGGAACTATCAGAACAGTACAGCAAAAATACTGTACTACCTGTGGTATGCCTTTGATTTTGGTGGGGCGTTACATACCCCAAAAACTTCTAGGAAGGGGTGGTTTTGGTACGGCATTTTTGGCACGCGATCGCCATACTCCGGGAATGCGTCAATGTGTAGTTAAGCAGTTTCAACCTGTGGGCAATCTTACCCCCACCCAGCAGCAATTGGCACAGGATTTATTTGAACGGGAAGCGGAGGTATTAGAAAAAATTGGTAATAAGCATGAGCAAATTCCGAATTTGTTTGCTTTTTTCCCAATGATTGTCCCTAGCTTACAGGGGGGGAAACAAGACCAATTTTTTTACATTGTCCAAGAATTTATTGATGGGCAAAATCTCGAAGAAGAACTGAACCAGAAAAAAAAGTTTTCCGAGGCAGAAGTCCGGGAAGTGTTGCAAGCGATTCTCCCCGTATTGCAATTTGTGCATACCCAAGGAATTATTCACCGTGATATTAAGCCCTCAAATATTATGCGCGATCGCCAGGGTAAGTTATATCTCCTGGATTTTGGGGCAGTTAAGCAGGTGACAAACTCTCCTCCTGGTGCAGCAAGTTCTTCTACAGGAATTTATTCCCAGGGTTTTGCCCCACCAGAACAAATGTCGGGGGGACAGGTATACCCTTCTACTGATTTATATGCTTTGGCTGTGACTTGTTTAATGTTGCTCACGGGAGAACAGGATATTATCAAGTTTTTTGATACTTTCAGTAATCAATGGCAATGGCAGCAGCAGGTTAAAATCAGTTCTCAACTTACGGAAATTCTCAATAAAATGCTTCTACCTGCGGCAAATCAACGCTATCAATCTGCTCAGGAAGTATTTGATACTTTGAATCAGTCGGGGAAAGTTGTCAAAAAGCCATCAAAGTCCGCAGGAATCCAGCCAGTTGCTAATTTTTCAGTCATAGAGATTCTTGCAGGAGCAGCTTTTAGTGGGTTTCAGGGGGGATTAATGGCGATCGCCCTTTTTAGTTTGTCTAAATCTTCCCTATTTACAGTGGTAATGACTGCCACAATTATCGGTACTCTTGTCTTTGCTCAAACACGACGCTGGATTGAAAGATGGGATTTATTGTTAATTCCTGGAATTAGCCTAGGAATTATTTCCTTTGTACCTTGGTTACACGCAGGCTTCCCTCTAACTAAAATTCTGATTATTGCCACTGCTGCGGCTTTAATTTCCGTGGCGATCGCAGCCCTATTTCGTCTGATATATAGATTACTTTCTTTATTATTCTAA
- a CDS encoding co-chaperone YbbN has translation MVLSVNERTFTQEVLESPIPVLVNFEAPWCGLCRIVHPLLLKFKAQCGETIKLVDINADDNFKLSNTYRLTSLPTLLLIESGTVRQRLEGFRSRDDLMRALEEIKNTYSGLSSTYVPQAADLRVR, from the coding sequence ATGGTGTTGTCGGTTAACGAGCGGACATTTACTCAAGAAGTTTTAGAATCCCCTATTCCTGTTTTGGTAAATTTTGAAGCACCTTGGTGTGGATTATGCCGAATAGTGCATCCTTTATTACTGAAGTTTAAGGCTCAATGTGGGGAAACCATTAAATTGGTTGATATCAATGCCGATGACAACTTTAAACTTTCAAACACCTACCGACTGACATCTCTACCAACATTACTTTTAATTGAAAGTGGTACTGTCAGACAGCGTCTAGAGGGTTTTCGGAGTCGGGATGATCTCATGAGAGCTTTGGAAGAAATCAAAAATACCTACAGTGGTTTATCGTCTACCTATGTTCCCCAAGCTGCTGATTTAAGAGTTCGTTAA
- a CDS encoding LysR family transcriptional regulator, with protein sequence MSDLPFTLDQLRILKAIAAEGSFKRAADSLYVSQPAVSLQVQNLERQLDVPLFDRGGRRAQLTEAGHLLLSYGEKILSLCQETCRAIEDLQNLQGGTLIVGASQTTGTYLLPRMIGMFRQKYADVAVQLHVHSTRRTAWSVVNGQVDLAIIGGEIPGELAESLEIVPYAEDELALILPVSHPFTKLETIQKDDLYKLQFITLDSQSTIRKVIDQVLSRCDLDTRRFKVEMELNSIEAIKNAVQSGLGAAFVSTSAIAKELQMGVLHCTPIEGVVVKRTLWLIFNPNRYRSKAAEAFSKEILPQFAAPGWSMDTLKSSHKTLAIATFDTDTPNSDEE encoded by the coding sequence ATGTCTGACCTTCCATTTACTTTAGATCAGTTACGTATTCTCAAAGCGATCGCCGCCGAGGGTAGCTTCAAGCGTGCGGCTGATAGTCTCTATGTTTCCCAACCTGCGGTTAGTTTACAGGTACAAAACCTAGAGAGACAGCTAGATGTGCCCTTGTTTGATCGTGGTGGACGACGTGCCCAACTCACCGAAGCTGGACATCTTCTGCTAAGTTACGGAGAAAAAATCCTCAGCTTATGTCAGGAAACTTGTCGTGCCATCGAAGATTTACAAAATCTCCAGGGGGGGACTTTAATTGTCGGTGCATCTCAAACCACAGGTACTTATTTATTACCTCGGATGATTGGGATGTTTCGGCAGAAGTATGCTGATGTGGCGGTACAACTCCATGTCCATTCCACCCGTCGTACTGCTTGGAGTGTAGTCAATGGTCAAGTAGATTTGGCAATTATTGGGGGTGAAATTCCTGGAGAATTAGCAGAATCCTTAGAAATTGTGCCCTATGCGGAAGATGAGTTGGCGCTGATACTACCAGTTTCCCATCCCTTTACCAAACTGGAAACAATTCAAAAAGACGACTTGTATAAATTACAATTCATTACCCTTGATTCTCAATCGACTATCCGTAAAGTTATCGACCAAGTTTTGAGTCGTTGTGACTTAGATACTCGTAGGTTCAAGGTAGAGATGGAATTAAACTCCATTGAAGCAATTAAAAATGCGGTGCAATCCGGGTTAGGAGCTGCCTTTGTTTCTACCAGTGCGATCGCCAAGGAATTACAAATGGGTGTTTTACACTGTACGCCTATTGAAGGTGTGGTAGTGAAGCGTACCCTATGGCTAATATTTAATCCCAACCGTTACCGTTCTAAAGCCGCAGAAGCTTTCAGTAAGGAGATTTTGCCCCAATTCGCGGCACCAGGATGGAGTATGGATACGCTAAAATCATCACATAAAACTCTAGCTATTGCTACATTTGATACGGATACACCCAATTCTGATGAGGAATAA
- a CDS encoding type II toxin-antitoxin system HicB family antitoxin, with the protein MKTRSFTVILHKEDDMYIAECPEVGTIDQGKTIEEAIAGLREATRLYLEEFPLPETSPRFVTSIEVSYA; encoded by the coding sequence ATGAAAACCCGTAGTTTTACAGTTATTCTTCATAAAGAAGATGATATGTACATAGCTGAATGTCCGGAAGTTGGTACTATAGACCAAGGAAAAACTATAGAAGAAGCGATCGCGGGTTTGCGAGAAGCAACTCGGCTTTATTTAGAAGAGTTTCCCCTACCTGAAACATCACCAAGATTTGTGACCAGTATTGAGGTTAGTTATGCCTAA
- a CDS encoding type II toxin-antitoxin system HicA family toxin, producing the protein MPKLPRIPSKEAIRALERLGFEQVRQTGSHVVMKKSIEGEEIGCVVPLHRELKVGTLSGILKQAQITVEEFIDNL; encoded by the coding sequence ATGCCTAAGTTGCCCAGAATCCCTAGCAAAGAGGCAATTAGGGCACTTGAGCGTTTGGGTTTCGAGCAAGTTCGTCAAACTGGTAGCCATGTAGTCATGAAAAAATCGATCGAAGGGGAAGAAATTGGCTGCGTTGTGCCTTTGCATCGAGAATTAAAAGTAGGTACTTTGAGCGGTATTCTCAAGCAAGCACAAATAACAGTCGAGGAATTTATCGATAATTTGTAA
- a CDS encoding NnrU family protein has product MILPPWLTPSHFVMFGLLFAFAIAHSGGAALRPWAEKHIGARLYRVCFALVSIPMATILIIYFFNHRYDGLQLWQAQGVPGVKEFVWLSSAISFLFLYPATFNLLEIAAIQKPQVHLYETGIIRITRHPQMVGQLIWCIAHTLWLGTTFMLVTDLGLMLHHLFGVWHGDRRLQWRYGQAFTEVKQRTSIIPFLAVLDGRQTLKWQEFLRPAYIGVILFVGLLWWAHPLLMTATSKVEW; this is encoded by the coding sequence ATGATTCTGCCACCTTGGTTAACCCCCAGTCATTTTGTCATGTTCGGATTGCTATTTGCCTTTGCGATCGCCCATAGTGGTGGCGCAGCCCTCCGTCCTTGGGCAGAGAAACACATTGGAGCTAGACTTTACCGAGTTTGTTTTGCCCTAGTTAGCATCCCCATGGCGACTATCTTAATTATTTACTTTTTTAACCATCGTTATGATGGACTACAACTGTGGCAAGCGCAAGGTGTCCCTGGAGTCAAGGAATTCGTTTGGCTCTCCTCGGCGATTTCCTTTCTGTTTTTGTATCCAGCTACATTCAATCTCCTAGAAATTGCCGCCATTCAAAAACCCCAAGTCCATCTCTACGAAACTGGGATTATTCGCATCACCCGCCATCCGCAAATGGTCGGACAATTAATTTGGTGTATTGCCCATACCCTATGGTTAGGCACCACTTTTATGCTCGTCACCGATTTGGGGTTAATGTTACATCATTTATTCGGTGTCTGGCATGGCGATCGCCGTCTGCAATGGCGCTATGGGCAAGCCTTTACCGAAGTTAAGCAACGCACTAGCATCATCCCCTTTCTCGCGGTTTTAGATGGTAGACAAACCCTAAAATGGCAGGAATTTCTCCGCCCTGCCTATATCGGCGTAATTCTCTTTGTTGGGCTATTATGGTGGGCGCACCCACTATTGATGACAGCAACGAGTAAGGTAGAATGGTAA